In Cryptomeria japonica chromosome 10, Sugi_1.0, whole genome shotgun sequence, a genomic segment contains:
- the LOC131030909 gene encoding uncharacterized protein LOC131030909 isoform X1, with protein MQHCGDEIGLPNMLTKGLGEKDKKLSNQEMTSFTDFSTGNQKSSIQNIPTIDFSAENQINSIQKMPTSDQNIPTIDFSAENRKSSIQNIPRIDFSADKEEDLWNDPVMHGLSEALRIQHYALRDVYSELEAERSASATSIDDALLMISRLQDEKARLAMEAAQFKREAQEKISHAQTTLSFYENVLFRKDEEIKALQCEIEAFRHRFLSYGIHDDIGFRLSDKDGYVDMPENSLAEKNSIGNRDGIGGFLARSFTTDCESCSELKPEDSASKEIERARRMGFSEAVKNNHCDQGGEDERKQVNMIERVRHSPEDPFSGNVYLLWERIEGLQKKLHMLSEKKIVNPNLKDEWRSTCDKLQHALASYTTSLRQGLKSHWRGSVPEVHESEAKANTDQTDGPVDVHMDTTQMGDQQLFIQTHEEEFTQVSVMENSTLELMQSKIEDLNLRICALEDDESVKQAMDSLKRQQYIVKHFKQITQGFHKSKEPSEGQINVKVISLQRFVTIASLIKYFLSQLPVGVRCILSFLLFRSYKYMRRSDNLGRWEPRDVG; from the exons ATGCAGCATTGCGGCGATGAAATTGGTTTACCAAACATGCTCACCAAAGGTCTTGGTGAGAAAGACAAAAAACTTTCAAATCAGGAGATGACCTCATTCACAGATTTTTCTACAGGGAACCAAAAAAGTTCTATTCAGAATATACCCACCATTGATTTTTCTGCAGAGAACCAAATAAATTCAATTCAGAAGATGCCCACCTCGGATCAGAATATACCCACAATTGATTTCTCTGCAGAGAACAGGAAAAGTTCTATTCAGAATATACCCAGGATTGATTTTTCTGCAGACAAGGAGGAGGATTTATGGAATGACCCCGTGATGCACGGGTTGAGCGAAGCATTGCGTATTCAGCACTATGCATTGCGGGATGTTTATTCTGAGCTGGAAGCAGAAAGAAGTGCCTCTGCAACTTCAATCGACGATGCCCTGCTCATGATTTCTCGTTTGCAGGATGAGAAGGCCAGATTGGCAATGGAAGCAGCTCAATTTAAAAGGGAGGCCCAGGAGAAAATCAGTCATGCCCAGACCACTCTAAGTTTTTATGAGAATGTGCTGTTCAGAAAAGATGAGGAGATCAAGGCTCTCCAGTGTGAGATTGAAGCCTTCAGGCACAGGTTCTTGAGTTATGGTATCCATGATGATATTGGGTTTAGGTTAAGTGATAAAGATGGCTATGTGGATATGCCTGAAAATTCCCTTGCAGAGAAGAACTCTATTGGTAACCGAGATGGGATAGGTGGTTTTCTGGCACGTAGTTTTACCACGGATTGTGAGAGTTGCAGTGAACTTAAGCCTGAAGACTCTGCCTCGAAGGAAATAGAAAGGGCAAGAAGAATGGGGTTCTCTGAAGCTGTAAAAAACAACCATTGTGATCAAG GTGGAGAGGATGAAAGGAAACAGGTCAATATGATTGAAAGGGTAAGGCATTCTCCCGAAGATCCCTTTTCTGGGAATGTTTATTTGCTTTGGGAACGGATAGAAGGATTACAGAAGAAGCTGCATATGTTATCAGAGAAGAAAATAGTGAATCCTAATCTAAAGGATGAATGGAGATCCACCTGTGACAAACTTCAACATGCGCTAGCATCATATACAACTAGCTTGAGGCAGGGTTTAAAATCCCATTGGAGGGGTTCAGTCCCCGAGGTACATGAATCAGAGGCGAAAGCAAATACAGACCAAACTGATGGACCAGTAGATGTACATATGGATACCACGCAAATGGGTGATCAACAACTGTTCATCCAGACACATGAGGAGGAATTTACCCAGGTATCTGTTATGGAAAATAGCACTTTGGAGCTAATGCAATCTAAGATTGAAGATCTTAATTTAAGGATATGTGCCTTGGAAGATGATGAGTCTGTAAAACAAGCTATGGACTCTTTGAAAAGACAGCAATATATTGTCAAACATTTCAAGCAGATTACCCAAGGTTTCCATAAGTCAAAAGAACCCTCTGAGGGCCAAATAAATGTGAAGGTGATTTCTTTACAAAGATTTGTAACAATTGCCTCACTTATAAAG TATTTCCTTTCTCAGTTACCTGTCGGTGTACGGTGTATATTATCTTTTCTTCTATTCAGAAGTTACAAGTATATGAGAAGAAG TGACAATCTTGGAAGATGGGAACCTAGAGATGTCGGTTAA
- the LOC131030909 gene encoding uncharacterized protein LOC131030909 isoform X3: MQHCGDEIGLPNMLTKGLGEKDKKLSNQEMTSFTDFSTGNQKSSIQNIPTIDFSAENQINSIQKMPTSDQNIPTIDFSAENRKSSIQNIPRIDFSADKEEDLWNDPVMHGLSEALRIQHYALRDVYSELEAERSASATSIDDALLMISRLQDEKARLAMEAAQFKREAQEKISHAQTTLSFYENVLFRKDEEIKALQCEIEAFRHRFLSYGIHDDIGFRLSDKDGYVDMPENSLAEKNSIGNRDGIGGFLARSFTTDCESCSELKPEDSASKEIERARRMGFSEAVKNNHCDQGGEDERKQVNMIERVRHSPEDPFSGNVYLLWERIEGLQKKLHMLSEKKIVNPNLKDEWRSTCDKLQHALASYTTSLRQGLKSHWRGSVPEVHESEAKANTDQTDGPVDVHMDTTQMGDQQLFIQTHEEEFTQVSVMENSTLELMQSKIEDLNLRICALEDDESVKQAMDSLKRQQYIVKHFKQITQGFHKSKEPSEGQINVKYFLSQLPVGVRCILSFLLFRSYKYMRRR, translated from the exons ATGCAGCATTGCGGCGATGAAATTGGTTTACCAAACATGCTCACCAAAGGTCTTGGTGAGAAAGACAAAAAACTTTCAAATCAGGAGATGACCTCATTCACAGATTTTTCTACAGGGAACCAAAAAAGTTCTATTCAGAATATACCCACCATTGATTTTTCTGCAGAGAACCAAATAAATTCAATTCAGAAGATGCCCACCTCGGATCAGAATATACCCACAATTGATTTCTCTGCAGAGAACAGGAAAAGTTCTATTCAGAATATACCCAGGATTGATTTTTCTGCAGACAAGGAGGAGGATTTATGGAATGACCCCGTGATGCACGGGTTGAGCGAAGCATTGCGTATTCAGCACTATGCATTGCGGGATGTTTATTCTGAGCTGGAAGCAGAAAGAAGTGCCTCTGCAACTTCAATCGACGATGCCCTGCTCATGATTTCTCGTTTGCAGGATGAGAAGGCCAGATTGGCAATGGAAGCAGCTCAATTTAAAAGGGAGGCCCAGGAGAAAATCAGTCATGCCCAGACCACTCTAAGTTTTTATGAGAATGTGCTGTTCAGAAAAGATGAGGAGATCAAGGCTCTCCAGTGTGAGATTGAAGCCTTCAGGCACAGGTTCTTGAGTTATGGTATCCATGATGATATTGGGTTTAGGTTAAGTGATAAAGATGGCTATGTGGATATGCCTGAAAATTCCCTTGCAGAGAAGAACTCTATTGGTAACCGAGATGGGATAGGTGGTTTTCTGGCACGTAGTTTTACCACGGATTGTGAGAGTTGCAGTGAACTTAAGCCTGAAGACTCTGCCTCGAAGGAAATAGAAAGGGCAAGAAGAATGGGGTTCTCTGAAGCTGTAAAAAACAACCATTGTGATCAAG GTGGAGAGGATGAAAGGAAACAGGTCAATATGATTGAAAGGGTAAGGCATTCTCCCGAAGATCCCTTTTCTGGGAATGTTTATTTGCTTTGGGAACGGATAGAAGGATTACAGAAGAAGCTGCATATGTTATCAGAGAAGAAAATAGTGAATCCTAATCTAAAGGATGAATGGAGATCCACCTGTGACAAACTTCAACATGCGCTAGCATCATATACAACTAGCTTGAGGCAGGGTTTAAAATCCCATTGGAGGGGTTCAGTCCCCGAGGTACATGAATCAGAGGCGAAAGCAAATACAGACCAAACTGATGGACCAGTAGATGTACATATGGATACCACGCAAATGGGTGATCAACAACTGTTCATCCAGACACATGAGGAGGAATTTACCCAGGTATCTGTTATGGAAAATAGCACTTTGGAGCTAATGCAATCTAAGATTGAAGATCTTAATTTAAGGATATGTGCCTTGGAAGATGATGAGTCTGTAAAACAAGCTATGGACTCTTTGAAAAGACAGCAATATATTGTCAAACATTTCAAGCAGATTACCCAAGGTTTCCATAAGTCAAAAGAACCCTCTGAGGGCCAAATAAATGTGAAG TATTTCCTTTCTCAGTTACCTGTCGGTGTACGGTGTATATTATCTTTTCTTCTATTCAGAAGTTACAAGTATATGAGAAGAAGGTAA
- the LOC131030909 gene encoding uncharacterized protein LOC131030909 isoform X2: MQHCGDEIGLPNMLTKGLGEKDKKLSNQEMTSFTDFSTGNQKSSIQNIPTIDFSAENQINSIQKMPTSDQNIPTIDFSAENRKSSIQNIPRIDFSADKEEDLWNDPVMHGLSEALRIQHYALRDVYSELEAERSASATSIDDALLMISRLQDEKARLAMEAAQFKREAQEKISHAQTTLSFYENVLFRKDEEIKALQCEIEAFRHRFLSYGIHDDIGFRLSDKDGYVDMPENSLAEKNSIGNRDGIGGFLARSFTTDCESCSELKPEDSASKEIERARRMGFSEAVKNNHCDQGGEDERKQVNMIERVRHSPEDPFSGNVYLLWERIEGLQKKLHMLSEKKIVNPNLKDEWRSTCDKLQHALASYTTSLRQGLKSHWRGSVPEVHESEAKANTDQTDGPVDVHMDTTQMGDQQLFIQTHEEEFTQVSVMENSTLELMQSKIEDLNLRICALEDDESVKQAMDSLKRQQYIVKHFKQITQGFHKSKEPSEGQINVKVISLQRFVTIASLIKYFLSQLPVGVRCILSFLLFRSYKYMRRR, translated from the exons ATGCAGCATTGCGGCGATGAAATTGGTTTACCAAACATGCTCACCAAAGGTCTTGGTGAGAAAGACAAAAAACTTTCAAATCAGGAGATGACCTCATTCACAGATTTTTCTACAGGGAACCAAAAAAGTTCTATTCAGAATATACCCACCATTGATTTTTCTGCAGAGAACCAAATAAATTCAATTCAGAAGATGCCCACCTCGGATCAGAATATACCCACAATTGATTTCTCTGCAGAGAACAGGAAAAGTTCTATTCAGAATATACCCAGGATTGATTTTTCTGCAGACAAGGAGGAGGATTTATGGAATGACCCCGTGATGCACGGGTTGAGCGAAGCATTGCGTATTCAGCACTATGCATTGCGGGATGTTTATTCTGAGCTGGAAGCAGAAAGAAGTGCCTCTGCAACTTCAATCGACGATGCCCTGCTCATGATTTCTCGTTTGCAGGATGAGAAGGCCAGATTGGCAATGGAAGCAGCTCAATTTAAAAGGGAGGCCCAGGAGAAAATCAGTCATGCCCAGACCACTCTAAGTTTTTATGAGAATGTGCTGTTCAGAAAAGATGAGGAGATCAAGGCTCTCCAGTGTGAGATTGAAGCCTTCAGGCACAGGTTCTTGAGTTATGGTATCCATGATGATATTGGGTTTAGGTTAAGTGATAAAGATGGCTATGTGGATATGCCTGAAAATTCCCTTGCAGAGAAGAACTCTATTGGTAACCGAGATGGGATAGGTGGTTTTCTGGCACGTAGTTTTACCACGGATTGTGAGAGTTGCAGTGAACTTAAGCCTGAAGACTCTGCCTCGAAGGAAATAGAAAGGGCAAGAAGAATGGGGTTCTCTGAAGCTGTAAAAAACAACCATTGTGATCAAG GTGGAGAGGATGAAAGGAAACAGGTCAATATGATTGAAAGGGTAAGGCATTCTCCCGAAGATCCCTTTTCTGGGAATGTTTATTTGCTTTGGGAACGGATAGAAGGATTACAGAAGAAGCTGCATATGTTATCAGAGAAGAAAATAGTGAATCCTAATCTAAAGGATGAATGGAGATCCACCTGTGACAAACTTCAACATGCGCTAGCATCATATACAACTAGCTTGAGGCAGGGTTTAAAATCCCATTGGAGGGGTTCAGTCCCCGAGGTACATGAATCAGAGGCGAAAGCAAATACAGACCAAACTGATGGACCAGTAGATGTACATATGGATACCACGCAAATGGGTGATCAACAACTGTTCATCCAGACACATGAGGAGGAATTTACCCAGGTATCTGTTATGGAAAATAGCACTTTGGAGCTAATGCAATCTAAGATTGAAGATCTTAATTTAAGGATATGTGCCTTGGAAGATGATGAGTCTGTAAAACAAGCTATGGACTCTTTGAAAAGACAGCAATATATTGTCAAACATTTCAAGCAGATTACCCAAGGTTTCCATAAGTCAAAAGAACCCTCTGAGGGCCAAATAAATGTGAAGGTGATTTCTTTACAAAGATTTGTAACAATTGCCTCACTTATAAAG TATTTCCTTTCTCAGTTACCTGTCGGTGTACGGTGTATATTATCTTTTCTTCTATTCAGAAGTTACAAGTATATGAGAAGAAGGTAA